A stretch of the Streptomyces sp. NBC_00654 genome encodes the following:
- the rpsD gene encoding 30S ribosomal protein S4, with the protein MPNQSRPKVKKSRALGIALTPKAVKYFEARPYPPGEHGRGRKQNSDYKVRLLEKQRLRAQYDISERQMARAYDRAKKAEGKTGEALVVELERRLDALVLRSGIARTIYQARQMVVHGHIEVNGGKVDKPSFRVRPDDVVQVRERSRSKVPFQVAREGGYDTDGETPRYLQVNLKALAFRLDRDPNRKEIPVICDEQLVVEYYAR; encoded by the coding sequence GTGCCTAACCAGTCGCGTCCCAAGGTCAAGAAGTCGCGTGCCCTCGGCATCGCCCTGACGCCCAAGGCTGTCAAGTACTTCGAAGCGCGTCCGTACCCGCCGGGCGAGCACGGCCGTGGCCGCAAGCAGAACTCGGACTACAAGGTCCGTCTGCTGGAGAAGCAGCGCCTGCGTGCGCAGTACGACATCAGCGAGCGCCAGATGGCGCGCGCCTACGACCGTGCCAAGAAGGCCGAAGGCAAGACGGGCGAGGCGCTGGTCGTCGAGCTCGAGCGCCGCCTCGACGCCCTGGTCCTGCGTTCGGGCATCGCCCGCACCATCTACCAGGCCCGTCAGATGGTCGTCCACGGTCACATCGAGGTCAACGGTGGCAAGGTCGACAAGCCGTCGTTCCGCGTCCGCCCCGACGACGTCGTCCAGGTCCGCGAGCGCAGCCGCTCCAAGGTCCCCTTCCAGGTGGCCCGCGAGGGTGGTTACGACACCGACGGTGAGACCCCGCGCTACCTCCAGGTGAACCTGAAGGCCCTGGCCTTCCGCCTGGACCGGGACCCGAACCGCAAGGAGATCCCGGTGATCTGCGACGAGCAGCTCGTCGTCGAGTACTACGCCCGCTGA
- a CDS encoding DUF2470 domain-containing protein codes for MPSAAERTRTLVQSTCSAVLVVPGLDVARPEQLVPGTRSVGPEGDLFLEFPADSPAVRAAAHARGDEPTAVLEITDVAPVSVPHRIRGRAWVSGRLTCVPGLADAGRMMLRLEFGEAYVDDLWGAEDIAQEDFRDAAPDPLVIHEAELLQHLHAAHGEQLRKLCGLLGERTDHTCSAHGPTAVPVALDRFGLRIRFVEGRGACFDARFEFPEPVRDVGGLRRAMHTLFEAASR; via the coding sequence ATGCCGTCAGCAGCCGAGCGCACACGAACTCTCGTACAGAGTACCTGCTCCGCCGTACTGGTCGTACCAGGGCTCGATGTGGCCCGCCCCGAGCAGCTCGTCCCCGGCACCCGGAGCGTAGGACCCGAGGGCGATCTGTTCCTCGAATTCCCCGCGGATTCCCCCGCCGTACGGGCCGCGGCCCACGCCCGGGGCGACGAGCCGACCGCGGTGCTGGAGATCACGGATGTCGCCCCGGTCTCCGTCCCGCACCGCATTCGCGGCCGCGCCTGGGTGTCCGGCCGGCTCACCTGCGTACCCGGTCTCGCCGACGCCGGCCGGATGATGCTGCGGCTGGAGTTCGGGGAGGCGTACGTCGACGACCTCTGGGGGGCCGAGGACATCGCGCAGGAGGACTTCCGGGACGCGGCGCCCGACCCGCTCGTCATCCACGAGGCGGAACTGCTCCAGCACCTGCACGCGGCCCACGGCGAACAGCTGCGGAAGCTGTGCGGACTGCTCGGCGAGCGCACCGACCACACCTGCTCCGCCCATGGGCCCACCGCCGTGCCGGTCGCCCTCGACCGCTTCGGGCTGCGGATCCGCTTCGTCGAGGGCCGGGGCGCGTGCTTCGACGCCCGCTTCGAGTTCCCCGAGCCGGTGCGGGACGTCGGCGGACTGCGCCGCGCGATGCACACGCTCTTCGAGGCGGCGTCCCGCTAG